From the Psilocybe cubensis strain MGC-MH-2018 chromosome 9, whole genome shotgun sequence genome, one window contains:
- a CDS encoding Fruiting body protein SC3 — translation MQFKLVSALTFATLAAATVTPVRRTGGGSGGGIPASQCNTGDIQCCNSVQTADSSAVTALLGLLGIVLQDVTALVGLTCSPLSIIGIGGNSWFVSLHVPLH, via the exons ATGCAGTTCAAGCTCGTATCTGCTCTCACCTTCGCTACCCTTGCTGCTGCCACTGTCACTCCAGTGCGCCGAACGGGAGGCGGCTCTGGCGGAGGAATCCCTGCCAGCCAATGCAACACAGGAGATATCCAGTGCT GCAACAGTGTCCAGACTGCTGATAGCAGCGCAGTTACCGCTTTATTGGGCCTTTTGGGCATTGTTCTTCAAGATGTGACTGCTCTTGTCGGGCTTACCTGCAGCCCCCTTTCAATCATCGGAATTGGAGGCAACTCATGGTTTGTATCTCTTCAtgtgccgctccattga
- a CDS encoding putative magnesium transporter NIPA4: MEDKYIGLVLALLGSVLIGSSFIITKKGLNDAATGGSYGAQASDNLAYFKNPIWWLGMVTIANFAAYTFAPPILVTPLGALSVLIGAVLASFLLGEELGHLGRIGCTLCLLGSLIIVLHAPEDKPINTVDEILHFAIQPGFLLYCFTVLVFTLFMIYMAVPKYGRTNPIVYLSICSLVGSISVMAIKGFGVAVKLTFAGNNQFTHPSTYVFMIVVALSIIVQMNYFNKALDTFSTNVVNPLYYVGFSSCTIVASLILFQGFNTSDASNTFSLLSGFIVTFLGVHLLNLSRTPEPPLDHLNGQPHSHSALEGGLMNPRLSLQGRMSIDGWNGVGGDRGIDIHMGGVAAGRQAGRHGRQSSLYKAQSTTLFNAFEEEEAMNGSPSYRHQQHKRQPSADLHRLREAEEWEEDNDMDDDDDKRALLNKGKRRQNPNASNIALPLTRSGSGGSRSHSHSPVPDSSLTDVRITPRS, from the exons ATGGAAGACAAATACATAGGCCTCGTGCTTGCTCTCCTTGGTTCAGTTCTTATTGGATCCAGTTTTATTATCACGAAAAAA GGCCTCAACGACGCAGCAACTGGAGGTAGCTATGGCGCACAGGCTTCTGACAATCTTGCATACTTCAAAAATCCCATATGGTGGCTAGGAATGGTGACCA TTGCCAACTTTGCTGCGTACACATTCGCACCTCCAATATTGGTCACCCCTCTGGGAGCACTTAGTGTATTGATTGG AGCTGTGCTCGCATCATTTCTACTGGGTGAAGAATTAGGACATTTAGGCCGCATAGGATGCACTCTCTGCCTTCTGGGTtccctcatcatcgtcctaCATGCACCGGAAGACAAACCCATCAATACTGTTGATGAGATTTTGCATTTCGCCATTCAACCAG GCTTCCTTCTCTATTGCTTTACAGTTCTGGTTTTCACGTTGTTCATGATTTACATGGCCGTACCAAAGTATGGCCGCACGAATCCAATCGTTTACCTTTCCATATGCTCCCTCGTCGGTTCTATCAGTGTCATGGCCATTAAAGGCTTCGGTGTGGCCGTCAAACTCACATTCGCTGGAAACAATCAATTTACGCACCCCAGCACATACGTCTTCATGATCGTTGTTGCGCTTTCCATCATTGTACAAATGAACTATTTCAACAAGGCTCTCGACACTTTTTCGACCAATGTTGTCAATCCCCTCTATTATGTCGGCTTTTCGTCGTGCACTATCGTCGCCTCTCTCATTCTCTTCCAAGGGTTCAACACTTCGGACGCATCCAACACTTTCTCTTTACTATCCGGATTCATTGTTACATTCCTTGGCGTGCATCTTCTCAATCTCTCGCGAACCCCTGAACCTCCTCTGGATCACCTGAACGGACAACCGCATAGTCATTCCGCTTTAGAAGGTGGTCTAATGAACCCTCGACTTAGTTTGCAGGGCCGAATGTCAATAGACGGCTGGAACGGCGTTGGAGGGGACCGTGGCATAGACATTCACATGGGTGGCGTTGCTGCTGGACggcaggcaggcaggcaTGGCCGGCAGAGCTCTTTATATAAGGCGCAGTCAACGACGTTGTTCAATGCttttgaagaggaagaagcgatGAATGGATCACCGTCATATCGCCATCAGCAGCACAAACGACAACCCAGCGCTGACCTCCACCGGCTGCGCGAGGCAGAGGAGTGGGAGGAGGACAATGACatggacgatgatgacgacaagcGCGCACTCCTCAACAAGGGAAAGCGGCGGCAGAACCCCAACGCATCCAACATCGCACTTCCGCTCACACGTAGCGGCAGTGGCGGCTCGCGCAGCCATAGCCATTCGCCTGTCCCGGATTCTTCGCTAACGGACGTGCGGATAACACCAAGGTCATAG